Within the Bradyrhizobium cosmicum genome, the region AACCTCGCCGCCTACAAAGCCCGCGTCGCCGCGCGCCCGCAGGTGCAGGAAGCGCTGAAGAAGGAAGGGCTGGCGCAGGCCGCCTGAGCTGCAAGAGCGATCGATCGTCGAAAGGGCCGGGTCGACGATCCGGCCCTTTTTATATGCCGCGGGACGGCAGGGGTGCGAATCCATTTCAGCGGATCGCCGTCCCTCATAACCGACCTATGAACGACTGTTCGTCAAATGTAAGTAGTGCTGTCTTGTTAATGCTCGCAAAGCGGGCGAGCTTGCTGGAACTATTGAGGATGTGTTCGGACTCTCTTCGGAGTTGAACTTGACGATTGCCTCCGTCCTGATCGTTGCAAGTGGCTTGGTGGGAATAGCCACGGGTTATGTCTTCAGGATCTGGGCGCTGGTTCTGATCTCTCCGATCATCGCAATTCTATCCGCGTTTGTTCTTCGCGCTTACGATTTCGGAATGCTGGCGGGCGTGACCGTCATTGCCGCCTGCCTCGCCGTCTGCCAGCTCGCGTACTTCGCGGCGACGTATCTGCTGCACGGGCGCGAGGCCTCACCCCATGAGGAAGTCGACGGCCAGCCAGGCGAGATAAGCGAGCAGAAAATCCGCAGCCAGCACAAGTGACGCCAGGGCCGTCCAAAGCACCGGTCCCTTGCGACGCAGGCGAGCCGGCTTCTGTTGCCGCGAGAGGCGACCGGTCGCAGACGCAAAGGGATATTTGGCGGCAAGATCGCGATCGAGCGCGGTCTTCCGCAGCACCAACGAGTTCATCAAGGACACTTTCTTATTTCGTCTTCAACTTGCCGATGGATCGGCAAGTGTCCCAACGCGATTCATGACCCCGACCCGCAGCAAGACTAATGCCAGGGCCGAGCGAAAAAACGGCGCCGCTTTGGCGCGCCTATGACATTGAGCGATACCGCGGTAGCGGGACGCTGACACGGTTCCTAAGCGGATTTTGTGATCGGTTCCACAACCGGGAATATATCTGACGCAACCGTGATGACATTGCCCAAAGGAAAAGGCCGGATCGATGATCCGGCCTTCGCAGTTTGGTTCGCTACGAGCTCAGACGATCAGGCAGCTGCCTTCTTCGGCGCGAAGCGTCCGTAGAAGGTTTCGCCCTTCGTGGCCATCTCCTCGAGCAATTTCGGCGGGGTGAAACGCGAGCCGTACTTTGCTTCCAGCTTGTGGCAGAGCTCGACGAACTTCTTCGTGCCCATGAAGTCGATGTAGGACAGCGTGCCGCCGGTGAACGGTGCGAAGCCGAAGCCGAGGATCGAGCCGACATCCGCCTCGCGCGGATCGGTGATGACGTGGTCTTCCACCGTACGCGCAGCTTCCACCGCCTGCACCACCAGGAAACGCTGCTTCAGCTCCTCGACATCGAGCGTATCGGGATCGAGCTGCTTCGGCTGCAGGGCCGAGAGGCCCGGCCACAGGCTCTTCTGGCCCTTGCCCTTCTCGGGGTAGTCGTAGAAGCCCTTGCTGTTCTTGCGGCCCAGGCGGCCCTGTTTCTCGACCAGCTCCACCATCAGCTTCTTCTGATCGGGGTTGATGGCGTTGGGGCCGAGATCGGCTTCCGTCGCCTTCATGATCTTGAGGCCGAGGTCGAGCGCGACTTCATCCGAGAGCGAGAGCGGGCCGACCGGCATGCCGGCCATCTTGGCGCAGTTCTCGATCATCGCCGACGGCACGCCTTCGAGGAACATCTCGTTGCCCTCGGCGACATAGCGGCCGACGCAGCGATTGGCGAAGAAGCCGCGGCTGTCGTTCACCACGATCGGCGTCTTGCCGATCTGCCGGACGTAATCGAGCGCGGTCGCGAGCGCGACATCGCCGGTGTTCTTGCCCTTGATGATCTCGACCAGCATCATCTTCTCGACCGGCGAGAAGAAGTGGATGCCGACGAACTTGCCCTGGTCCTTGAACCCTTCGGCCAGCGAGGTGATCGGCAGCGTCGAGGTGTTCGATGCGAAGATCACGTCCGGCTTCATATGCTCCTGCGCCTTGGCGAAGGTCTCCGCCTTGACCTTGCGGTCCTCGAACACGGCCTCGATGACGAGGTCGACGTCCTTCAGCGCGGCATAGTCGGCGGTCGCCGTGATGCGCGCGAGCAGGGCTTCTGCATCGGCGGGCTTGGCGCGGCCCTTCTTGATCTGCTCCTCGATCACCTTCTGCGCGTGCGCCTTGCCCTTGTCGGCGCTCTCCTGGTCGCGGTCGATCAGGACGACGTCGAGGCCGGCACGGGCCGAGACGTAGCCGACGCTCGCGCCCATGAAGCCGGCGCCGATCACGGCGATCTTCTTCACCTTGGTTGCGGGCACGTCCTTCGGACGGCGAGCGCCCTTGTTGAGCTCCTGCATCGACAGGAACAGGCTGCGGATCATCGCGGCCGCTTCCTTCGAGCGCAGCACCGAGGTGAAGTAGCGCGACTCGACACGCAGGGCAGCGTCGATCGGCAACTGCAGGCCTTCATAGACGCAGCTCATGATCGCGCGCGCGGCCGGGTAGTTGTCGTAGGTCTCGCGGCGATAGATTGCGTTGCCGGCCGGGAACATCATCATGCCGGCCTTGGAGAACACCGGACCGCCCGGGAGCTTGAAGCCCTTCTCGTCCCAGGGCGCGACGGCCTTGCCGCCGCCCTTGATCCAGTCCTTGGCGGCCTTGACGAGGTCGGCGGCGGGAACGACGGCGTGAATGAGGTTCAGCGCCTTCGCCTTTTCGACCGTAACCGGGTCGCCCTTGAGCAGGATCGTCATGGCGTCCTGCGGCGGCACCAGGCGCGGCACGCGCTGCGTGCCGCCGGCGCCGGGGAACAGGCCGACCTTGACCTCCGGCAGGCCGAGGCGGGTCTTGGGATTCTCCGCCGCCACGCGATAGTGGCAGCACAGCGTGATTTCGAAGCCGCCGCCGAGCGCGAGGCCGTTGATCGCGGCCGCCCACGGCTTGCCGGATGTCTCGATCGAACGCAGCACCAGCGAGAAGCGCCGGCTCTGGTCGAACAGCATCTGGTTCGCGGCGGTCTCGCCTTGCTCCCCAAAGACCTTGGCGTAGGCCTGGTTCATGCCTTCCAGCATCGACAGATCGGCGCCGGCGCAGAATGCCTCCTTGGCGGAGGTGATGACGACGCCCTTCACCGCGGCATCAGCCGTGGTTTGCTTGACGATCGCGTCGAGCTCGTTGGTCGAGGTCTCGTCGAGCACGTTCATCGAACGGCCCGGGATGTCCCAGGTCACGAGCGCGATGCCGTCGGAATCGGTCTCAACCTTGAAGTTCTTGTAAGCCATGTTGGTCGCTCCCTATCCTTAGACGCGTTCGATGATGGTCGCGGTGCCCATGCCGCCGCCGATGCATAGCGTCACAAGGGCCGTGGATTTGTTGGTGCGCTCGAGCTCGTCGAGCACGGTGCCGAGGATCATCGCGCCCGTGGCGCCGAGCGGATGGCCGAGCGCAATCGCGCCGCCATTGACGTTGATCTTGGCGTTGTCGATGTCGAAGGCCTGGATGTAGCGCAGCACGACGGAGGCGAAGGCCTCGTTGAGCTCGAACAGGTCGATGTCCGACTTCTTCATGCCGGAGCGTGCGAACAGCTTCTCGGTGACGTCGACCGGGCCGGTCAGCATCATCGCAGGCTCGGAGCCGATATTGGCAAAGGCGCGGATTTTTGCACGCGGCTTCAGGCCGTACTTGCTTGCGGCCTCCTTGCTGCCGAGCAGCACGGCGCCGGCGCCGTCGACGATGCCCGAGGAGTTGCCGGCGTGGTGCACGTAGTTGACGCGCTCGATTTCCGGATGCGACTGAACGGCGACGCCGTCGAAGCCGCCCATCTGTGCCATCATCGTGAACGCCGGCTGCAGCTGTGCCAGCGACTGCATCGTCGTCGAGGGACGCATGTGCTCGTCCTTGGCGAGGATGGTGAGGCCGTTGATGTCCTTGACCGGCACGATCGACTTGTCGAAACGGCCTTCATCCCAGGACTTCGCGGCACGCTGCTGGCTCTGCACGGCATACGCATCCACGTCGTCGCGCGAGAACCCGTACTTTGTGGCGATCAAGTCGGCCGAGACGCCCTGCGGCATGAAATAGTACGGCACCGCCATTGACGGATCCATCGGCCAGGCGCCGCCGGAGGCGCCGATGCCGACGCGGCTCATCGATTCCGCGCCGCCGCCGATCACCAGCTCATGCTGGCCGCTCATCACCTGGGCTGCGGCAAAGTTCACGGCGTCGAGGCCGGAAGCGCAGAAGCGGCTGATCTGCACGCCGGGCACGGCTTCACCGAGACCGGCCTTGAGCGCGGCAAAGCGCGCGATGTCGGAGCCGGCTTCGCCGACCGGATCGACCACGCCGAGTATGACGTCGTCGACGGAATCTTCCGGCAGGTTGTTGCGGTCCTTCAGTGCCTTCAGCGGCACGGTGGCAAGTGCGAGCGCGGTCACTTCGTGCAGCGCGCCGTCGGCCTTGCCGCGGCCGCGGGGGGTGCGGACGTGATCGTAGATATAGGCATCTGCCATGGGAGCCTCCTGATTGCAGCGATTGGTTGCGACCGCGGTGCGGTCGAGATTGTTGGGGAAGCGAATAATCTCAGAAAGCTTCCGCCGGCAATTCCATGATGGTGGCGGAGCCGGCCTGGATGCGCGCGAGATTGGCGGCGGTCTCGGGCAGCATCCGTTCCATGAAGAAGCGGCCGGTGACGAGCTTGGTCGAGAGATAGGGCGTGGCCCCGCTCTCGGCAATCTTGGCCTGGGTCACCTTTGCCATCCTCGCCCACATGTAGCCGAGGGCGACGAAGCCGAAGAGGTGCAGGTAGTCCGTTGCGGCGGCGCCGGCATTGTCCGGCTTCATCATCGCGTTCTGCATCAGCCAGGTGGTGGCCTGCTGGAGGTGGCCGAGCGCCGTCGACAGCGGAGTGATGAACGGTGCCATCGCCTCGTCGCCGCCATTCTCCTTGGCGAACGCGCCGACCTCGCCGAAGAAGGCCATGATGGCGCGGCCACCGTCGCGCGGCAGCTTGCGGCCGACGAGGTCGAGCGCCTGGATGCCGTTGGCGCCTTCATAGATCATCGCAATACGGGCATCGCGCACGAACTGCTCCATGCCCTGTTCGGCGATGTAGCCGTGGCCGCCATACATCTGCTGCGCCTGCACCGCGTTGGCGAAGCCGTACTCGGTGAGGAAGCCCTTCAGCACCGGCGTCATCAGCCCCATGTGGTCGTCGGCGGCCTGGCGGTCCTTGGCATCCTCGGAGCGATGGGCAACGTCGCTCTTCAGCGCAGTCCACATCACGAAGGCGCGCGCGGCCTCGTTGAAGGCGCGGATCGAGAGCAACGTGCGGCGCACGTCGGGATGCACGATGATCGGGTCGGCCGCCTTGTCCGGCGCCTTGGCGCCGGTGAGCGAGCGGCCCTGGATGCGCTCGCGGGCATAGGCGACGGCATTCTGATAGGCGACCTCGGACTGCGCGAGGCCCTGAACCGCGACGCCGAGGCGGGCCTCGTTCATCATCACGAACATGCCCTGCATGCCCTTGTTCTCTTCGCCGATCAGCCAGCCGGTGGCGTTGTCGTAATTCATCACGCAGGTGGAATTGCCGTGGATGCCCATCTTGTGCTCGATCGAGCCGCAGACCACGCCGTTGCGCGCGCCCACCGAACCATCGGCATTGACCAGGAATTTCGGCACCACGAACAGCGACACGCCCTTGATACCGGCCGGCGCGCCCTCGATGCGGGCAAGCACGAGGTGAATGATGTTGGGAGCGAGGTCATGCTCGCCGGCCGAGATGAAGATCTTGGTGCCTGATATCTTGAAGCTGCCGTCGGCCTGGCGCACCGCCTTGGTGCGGAGCATGCCGAGATCGGTGCCGCACTGCGGCTCCGTCAGGTTCATGGTGCCGGTCCATTCACCCGCCACCATCTTCGGAACGTAGGTCTTTTTCTGCTCCGGCGAACCGTGGACGATGAGCGCCGCGGTCGCGCCCATGGTGAGGCCGCCATACATCGAAAACGCCATGTTGGCCGAGCACTGGAATTCGTTGACCGCCTGGCTCAGCGTCACCGGCAGGCCCTGGCCGCCGAACTCGGTCGGAGCCGACAGACCGAGCCAGCCGCCCTCGGCGACCTGCTTGAACGCGTCCTTGAAGCCCTTCGGCGTGGTGACGCTGCCGTCATCGGCGCGCTTGCAGCCTTCGAGATCGCCCACACGATTCAGCGGCTGCAGCACCTCTTCGGCGAGCTTGGCGGCTTCGCCGAGAATGGCTTCGCGCACGTCGCTCGACGCGTCGGAGAAGCCGGCGAGGTTGTCGTAGCGGTCGATCTGGAAGACGTCGTTGAGCAGGAAGTTTACGTCTTCGACGGGGGCTTTGTAGATCGGCATGGTGGTCTCCCGGCAGGCGGCCTGATGATGTTTGGCTTAGGATTGGGCGGCGGCAAGCTGCTCCGCCATCAGGCGGTGCAGCATGTTGATCGCCTTGAGCGGACGCACCATCACCTTGAAATTCGTGATGCGTCCCTCGGAATCGAAGGTGATGATGTCGACGCCGTTGAGCTCGATGCCGTCGATGATGGTCTTGAACTCGAGCACGGCGCCATTGGCGCTTGTCCACTCGCCGACATAGGCAAAGCCGGGACCGCCGAGCACTTTTTCGGCGCTCGCGAGGTATTTGAAGGTGATGTCGCGGCCGCGCTGCGGCGAGTGCACCACGGGGCTTTCGAACACGGCGTCAGGATGCAGCAGGTCCCAGAGCGCTTTCGCATCATGGGACTTCATGAAGGCGTACCAGGACTCGAGGCCGGTCATTGTCAGGATGCCTCCCTAGATCAAAGGCCTTGGCAAAAAGCTCGAAAACAACCCCATGCACAGTAGCGAGGAGTTTGATTTCGCTATGTTTTCGGGTCGAGTATTGAGCCCCGACCTTTGGCATCTCATATGCACATTGACGCATATGCATCAATGCGCATAAAGTCAAGTCAATTGGTCGGACCTCAAGGGAGCTGGTGCCATGGCGCTGGGCGACGCAATCCTCGCATGCCTGACGGAACGTCCGATGACAGGCTACGAGCTGGCCAAGACGTTCGACTCCTCGATCGGCTTCTTCTGGAAGGCCGACCATCAGCAGATCTACCGCGAGCTCTCCAAGCTGCGCGACCGCGGCTACATCCAGGGCCGTGAGGTCGTCCAATCAGGCAAACCCAATAAACTCATCTATACGCTCACTCCCGAGGGCCGAACAGCGCTGCGGCACTGGGCCGCGCGGCCGAGCACGCCGCCCTCGATCAAGGACGATCTCCTGATCCGGCTGCATGCGCTGGACAGCATCGACATCGAGCCCATGCGCACCGATCTGATGGCCCGGCTGGAGCATCACCGCGACCGCCACGCGAACTACGAGCGCATCCTGAAAAAGCGCTTTCCGGAGGGGACGGCCTCGGGTGTGCTGGATCTCGGCAATCTGCTGCTGCTTCAGCTCGGCGCCCGGCACGAGCAGATGGTGGCCGACTTCTGCGAGGAGGCCCTCGAGGCTCTGTCAGCCATGAGCAGCAAGAGCACGGTGGTGATTCTGGAGGACGGCAAGCGCGAAGGGAAGGGCTGAGGCAGCCGCCTCGAAGAATGGACCGAAAGCCGCGGGACTTCCGTCGCCGGGCGGGGAGATCGGCAGCCAGCTAGACCGGCAAATTGTCGCTCATGCCGGGCGGCACATCGCCCTGTTCGGACCGTTCGGCCAACAGCTCCTTCTCAGCCTCATACCAGAAGCTGTCCATTTTCTCGTTGGGCTGGCCCGCACCTTTCCAGATTTCATAGGCGCGTTTGCGGACGTCTTCTTCAGTCAAACCGGCCATTCTCAGCCTCCTTGGTTGCTGAAGCTCCAAGCGGTGAGCCCGCATAGAGTTCCTGGCCGAGAGCGTGCTGAGGGGTGAGATTCCAATCGCATCCGACAGATAGGCCGCCCAACTTTAAGACACCGCCAACGGGTTCCTTAACCCGTTATTTACCGTAACAGACAAAAGTCGGTTTTCGAGGCAGACGACCCGCGCCAAATCCGATTGTCTTTGCAACCGGCACGCGTGGGGAGACTGGAGGCGCCGGGTGGGGCGTCGGAGTCGGAACCGGACAGAGTCATGAATTCGCGCGTATCGTGGAGTGTTGACGGTATCGACCCATCCGTCCGGGAGCGGGCCGAAGCTGCCGCGCGCCGTGCCGGCATGTCACTCAACGATTGGCTGAACTCCACGCTCGGCGAGACGGCCCCGCCAAACTTTCGCGGACCTTACGATCAGCGCCAGGACCAACGTCAGGATCAACGTCCCGATCCGCGTTCAGCGCAAATGCCGAGCCAGGAGAGCCGCGAAGTCGCCGACATCCACCAGCGGCTCGACGCGATCACCCAGCAGATCGAACGAATCTCGAAGCCCGCGCCGCGGCAAGACGTTTCACGACAGGACGCCTCACGACTGGACGCTGCGCGGCCAGACGTCTCGCGCGAGCAGGGCGTCGCGCGCCAGCTCAATGACGCCATCTCGCGGCTCGACGCACGGCTGTCGCAAATCGCAAAGCCGCCGCAGCCGCAGCCGCAGGCGCCTCGGCCGGCACCAATCGAAACGCGTCGGCGCCAGGCCGATGCGGTCGAGCGCGCCGCCGCGCAGGTCTATCGCAACTCACCGCCGCTGAGCCCCGCGTCGTTCGACGTTGCCGTCGCCGAGATCACGGCGCGGCAGAGCGAACTCGACGGCTTCGCGCCGCGGCAGGTGCCGCCGCGCGCCGCGCCGCCGATTGCGCCGGCGGCAGCTCCATTCGCGCCCCCGATGGCGCCGCCCAAACCCGCCTACGCTCCGCCGCCACCGCAGCCCGGGCCCGATTTCTCGTCGCTCGAGCGCCATTTGCTCAAGATCACGAGCCAGATCGAATCGCTCCAGCGTCCTGACAATACCGAGCAGGCGATCAACGCCTTCCGCAGCGAGCTTGCCGAGATCCGTACCGCCATCACCGAGGCGATGCCGCGCCGCGCGATCGAGTCGATCGAGAACGAGATCCGCTCGCTGCATCGTCGCATCGACGAGACCCGTTCGTCCGGCACCGACGGCCAGGTGCTATCAGGCATCGAGCACGCGCTGTCCGACATCAAGCAGGTGCTGCGCACGCTGACGCCGGCCGAGCAACTCACCGGCTATGACGAGGCGATCCGCAATCTCGGCGCCAAGCTCGATCTGATCCTGCGCGCCAATGACGATCCCTCGACGGTGCGGCAGCTCGAAGACGCGATCTCGGCGCTGCGTGGCATCGTCTCCAACGTCGCCTCCAACGAGGCGCTGGCGCGGCTTTCGGACGACGTGCAGCTGCTCTCGTCCAAGGTCGACCAAGTGACCCGCGCCTCCGGCCCAGGCGACAGCTTCGCGGTGCTCGAGCAGCGCATCGCGGCGCTCACCGCCGCGCTGGAGACCCGCGAGCGGCCTCAGCCGTCGGAGAGCAGCGAACATCTGGAAGCTGCGATCCGAGCGCTGTCGGACCGTTTCGACCGCATGCAGGTCGGTACCGATTCCGCATCGACGTTCGCGCATCTCGAACAGCGGGTGTCGTATCTGCTGGAGCGGATCGAGGCCGCCTCCGATCCGCGCAACGGCAATTTGAGCCGCGTCGAGGACGGGCTGCACGACATTCTCAGGCATCTGGAACGGCAGCAGGCGACCTATTCCGCGCTGGCCGAGAGCCGCAATTCCACGCCATCGTCCGATTCCGGCGTGGTGGATGTCGTCAAGCGCGAGCTCTCGGACATCCGCTTCAGCCAGGCGGAGACCAACCGCAGCACCCAGGACTCGCTCGAAGCCGTCCATAACGCGCTCGGCCACGTCGTCGATCGCCTGTCCATGATCGAGGGCGATCTGCGCGCGGTGCGCACCGCGCCACCGGCGCCGCAGCCCATGACGACGTCCATGGCGATGCCCATGGCCGCGCCGATGGAGCCCGCGCCGATGGCGCGCGAAGTGCGGCCGCAGCAACAGCCGCAGCCGAAATACGATCCCAAGCCCGAATTGCCGAACCCGGCCGCTGCGCATCAGCCACCGCAGTCGGCCTTCGTCGCGGCGCCGCGCGAATTCCATGCTGCTGCCAATCCGGCGGCGCCGCCGCTTGCGCCGATGGCGCCGCAATCCACACCACCTTTGCCGCCGCGCGCGATCAGCGAGATCCTGGAGCCCCACACGGCGCCGGCCCGCTCGGCGCTTGCGCCGGAATTGCCGCCGGATCATCCGCTCGAGCCGGGCACGCGGCCGGGCGGCCGCGTCGCCACGCCGTCGGAGCGCATTGCCGCGTCCGAAAGCGCGATCAGCGAGATCCCTACCGCTCCGAAGGAGCCGGTGTCATCGTCGAGCTTCATCGCCGCAGCGCGCCGGGCGGCCCAGGCCGCAGCCGCGCAGCCCGAAAAGCCCGCCCGCGGTGCCAAGGTCAAAGCGACCAGTGCCAGCCGCGCCAAGGACAAGGGCCAGGAAGGCGGCTCGACCATCACCTCGAAGATCCGCTCGTTGCTGGTCGGCGCGAGCGTGGTCGTGATCGTGCTCGGCACGTTCAAGATGGCGATGAACCTGCTCGACGGCGGCACTGCGCCGCCGGCGCCGCAGGCGATGGAGGACTCCTCCAGCGCACCCGCGCCGCAGACGCCGCCGGTCGAAAGCAAGCCGGCTGCGCCCGAGCAGGTCACGCCGTCGATGACCTCGCCGACGCCGATCGGAAAGCAGTCGCTGAACAATTCCGCGCCGGCCCCCGTCGCCGGTTCGGGCAACTCGGCCTCGGTTGAAATCCCGCCCGCTCCCGCTGCGGCGCCGCCGCCCGCGGCGAGCAGCGATGTCACCGGCGCGCTGACGGGCACGAGCCGCGCGCGGATCGGTCTGGTTCAGGTGCCGCCCAGCGAAAAACTGCCTGACGGCATCGGCGGTCCCGTGCTGCGCACAGCCGCGATGAAGGGTGATGCGGCTGCGGCCTTCGAGATCGGCATGCGGTTCGCCGAGGGCAAGGGCGTTGCGGCGAACTACGACGAAGCCGCCAAATGGTACGACCGCGCGGCACAGGCCGGCGTGGTGCCCGCGACCTTCCGCCTCGGCACGCTCTACGAAAAGGGCCTCGGCGTGAAGAAGGACGCCGACATCGCCCGCCGCTACTACACGCAGGCGGCAGAGCGCGGCAATGCCAAGGCGATGCACAATCTCGCGGTGCTCGACGCCGACGGCGGCGGACGCGGGGCCAATTACAAGAGCGCGGCGCAGTGGTTCCGGAAAGCCGCCGATCGCGGCGTCGCCGACAGCCAGTTCAACCTCGGCATCCTCTATGCCCGCGGCATCGGCGTCGAACAGAACCTCGCCGAGTCCTACAAATGGTTCAGCCTGGCAGCTGCCCAGGGCGACGGGGATGCCTCCGGCAAGCGCGACGACGTCGCCAAGCGCCTCGACCCGCAATCGCTCGCCGCCGCCAAGCTCGCCATCCAGACCTTCAGCGCAGAGCCGCAGCCGGACGATGCCGTCAACGTCACTGCGCCCGCCGGCGGCTGGGACAGCGCGCCGCAGGCGAACGCCAAGCCCGCGCCGAAGCCGGTGGCGAGCAAGCGCTCGGCCTCGGCTGCGCATTAGGCGGAATAGCATTAGGCAGACAGAACGAGCCCCGGGCTCGGTGCACCTCTCCCGCTTGCGGGAGAGGTCGGCGCGTTCCGGGCGATGCGAAGCATCGTCCCGCGCGCCGGGTGAGGGTTCTATCCTCTAGGGGATTATCCCGTTGTGGACATACCCTATCCCCAGCCCTCCCCCGCAGGCGGGGGAGGAGGCGCACCTTTGCCCTGGCTGCGCTTGAGTCCAGCCTCATCACACTCATCGCGCGCTCATTCACCACGCCCGAAATTCCCGATCACGCCCGCGACCGAATTCCGCTATTGAAGGGCGCGGCAATCGTTCGACCGTCCGGCGAGCATTCCGCACAATCGATCCGTCTCGCCGGAGCGTGGTCCCTCGATGCAGCTCTATCTCCCGATCGCCGATCTTCCGGTCAACATCTTCCTGGTGCTGGCGATGGGCGCGGCGGTCGGCTTCGTGTCCGGCATGTTCGGGATCGGCGGCGGCTTCCTGATGACGCCGCTCCTGATCTTCATCGGCATCACGCCGGCGGTCGCGGTCGCCTCGGTCGCGAGCCACATCGCGGCGTCGTCCTTCTCCGGCGCGCTGGCCTATTGGCGGCGGCGTGCGATCGACCCGGCGCTGGCCGGCGTGTTGTTGTGCGGCGGCGTGACCGGCACGGCGCTGGGGGTGTGGACGTTCACGCAGCTCCGCGCGCTCGGCCAGCTCGATCTGATGATCGCGCTGTCCTACGTGGTGCTGCTCACTACGGTCGGCAGCCTGATGTTCTCCGAGGGCCTGCGCGCCCTGATGCGGACCCGGCGCGGGGCGGTGCCGCCGCGGCGCACCCACAACTGGATCCACGGCCTGCCGCTCAAGATGCGGTTCAAGCGCTCCAAGATCTACCTCTCCGTGATTCCCGTGGTGATCGTCGGCATCGTGATCGGCTTCATCGGCGCCATCATGGGCATCGGCGGCGGCTTCATCCTGGTGCCGGTCATGATCTACCTGCTGCGGGTGCCGACCTCGACGGTGATCGGGACCTCGATGGTCCTCACCCTGGTCACCATGCTGTTCGCGACCATGCTGCATGCGGTGACCAATCATCTGGTCGACGCGGTGCTGGCGCTGATCCTCATGGTCGGCGGCGTTACCGGCGCGCAGTTCGGCGCACGCGCGGGCCAGAAGATCCGCG harbors:
- a CDS encoding PadR family transcriptional regulator; the protein is MALGDAILACLTERPMTGYELAKTFDSSIGFFWKADHQQIYRELSKLRDRGYIQGREVVQSGKPNKLIYTLTPEGRTALRHWAARPSTPPSIKDDLLIRLHALDSIDIEPMRTDLMARLEHHRDRHANYERILKKRFPEGTASGVLDLGNLLLLQLGARHEQMVADFCEEALEALSAMSSKSTVVILEDGKREGKG
- a CDS encoding acyl-CoA dehydrogenase C-terminal domain-containing protein, with the protein product MPIYKAPVEDVNFLLNDVFQIDRYDNLAGFSDASSDVREAILGEAAKLAEEVLQPLNRVGDLEGCKRADDGSVTTPKGFKDAFKQVAEGGWLGLSAPTEFGGQGLPVTLSQAVNEFQCSANMAFSMYGGLTMGATAALIVHGSPEQKKTYVPKMVAGEWTGTMNLTEPQCGTDLGMLRTKAVRQADGSFKISGTKIFISAGEHDLAPNIIHLVLARIEGAPAGIKGVSLFVVPKFLVNADGSVGARNGVVCGSIEHKMGIHGNSTCVMNYDNATGWLIGEENKGMQGMFVMMNEARLGVAVQGLAQSEVAYQNAVAYARERIQGRSLTGAKAPDKAADPIIVHPDVRRTLLSIRAFNEAARAFVMWTALKSDVAHRSEDAKDRQAADDHMGLMTPVLKGFLTEYGFANAVQAQQMYGGHGYIAEQGMEQFVRDARIAMIYEGANGIQALDLVGRKLPRDGGRAIMAFFGEVGAFAKENGGDEAMAPFITPLSTALGHLQQATTWLMQNAMMKPDNAGAAATDYLHLFGFVALGYMWARMAKVTQAKIAESGATPYLSTKLVTGRFFMERMLPETAANLARIQAGSATIMELPAEAF
- a CDS encoding nuclear transport factor 2 family protein; translated protein: MTGLESWYAFMKSHDAKALWDLLHPDAVFESPVVHSPQRGRDITFKYLASAEKVLGGPGFAYVGEWTSANGAVLEFKTIIDGIELNGVDIITFDSEGRITNFKVMVRPLKAINMLHRLMAEQLAAAQS
- a CDS encoding FAD-dependent oxidoreductase codes for the protein MAYKNFKVETDSDGIALVTWDIPGRSMNVLDETSTNELDAIVKQTTADAAVKGVVITSAKEAFCAGADLSMLEGMNQAYAKVFGEQGETAANQMLFDQSRRFSLVLRSIETSGKPWAAAINGLALGGGFEITLCCHYRVAAENPKTRLGLPEVKVGLFPGAGGTQRVPRLVPPQDAMTILLKGDPVTVEKAKALNLIHAVVPAADLVKAAKDWIKGGGKAVAPWDEKGFKLPGGPVFSKAGMMMFPAGNAIYRRETYDNYPAARAIMSCVYEGLQLPIDAALRVESRYFTSVLRSKEAAAMIRSLFLSMQELNKGARRPKDVPATKVKKIAVIGAGFMGASVGYVSARAGLDVVLIDRDQESADKGKAHAQKVIEEQIKKGRAKPADAEALLARITATADYAALKDVDLVIEAVFEDRKVKAETFAKAQEHMKPDVIFASNTSTLPITSLAEGFKDQGKFVGIHFFSPVEKMMLVEIIKGKNTGDVALATALDYVRQIGKTPIVVNDSRGFFANRCVGRYVAEGNEMFLEGVPSAMIENCAKMAGMPVGPLSLSDEVALDLGLKIMKATEADLGPNAINPDQKKLMVELVEKQGRLGRKNSKGFYDYPEKGKGQKSLWPGLSALQPKQLDPDTLDVEELKQRFLVVQAVEAARTVEDHVITDPREADVGSILGFGFAPFTGGTLSYIDFMGTKKFVELCHKLEAKYGSRFTPPKLLEEMATKGETFYGRFAPKKAAA
- a CDS encoding acetyl-CoA C-acetyltransferase gives rise to the protein MADAYIYDHVRTPRGRGKADGALHEVTALALATVPLKALKDRNNLPEDSVDDVILGVVDPVGEAGSDIARFAALKAGLGEAVPGVQISRFCASGLDAVNFAAAQVMSGQHELVIGGGAESMSRVGIGASGGAWPMDPSMAVPYYFMPQGVSADLIATKYGFSRDDVDAYAVQSQQRAAKSWDEGRFDKSIVPVKDINGLTILAKDEHMRPSTTMQSLAQLQPAFTMMAQMGGFDGVAVQSHPEIERVNYVHHAGNSSGIVDGAGAVLLGSKEAASKYGLKPRAKIRAFANIGSEPAMMLTGPVDVTEKLFARSGMKKSDIDLFELNEAFASVVLRYIQAFDIDNAKINVNGGAIALGHPLGATGAMILGTVLDELERTNKSTALVTLCIGGGMGTATIIERV
- a CDS encoding DUF2934 domain-containing protein; amino-acid sequence: MAGLTEEDVRKRAYEIWKGAGQPNEKMDSFWYEAEKELLAERSEQGDVPPGMSDNLPV